Proteins from a single region of Deinococcus yavapaiensis KR-236:
- a CDS encoding MFS transporter — protein MSARTTSLASSPDFLKLWAAETVSVFGFQITGLALPLTAAITLSATPAQMGVLGALETAPFLLFGLFAGALVDRVRRRPLMVRADIVRAMLLAAVPAAALLNALHIEVLYVVAFLVGIATLVFDVAYQSFLPSVVKREQLADGNAKLETSRALSTVLGPSLAGGLVQLVTAPIAIFVNALTFVLSAAFLGGMRVPEEAPQPAERPNVWREIGEGLKVVTRSPVLRSIAACTSISNFFSSAGGAVFVLFVTRDLNFSPSLLGTVIGVGGGGALLGALLAGRLPARLGMGPVIVLSSALFPLASVLVPLSTPGLAGVILVGVSQFVIGLGIVVYNVVQVSLRQAITPHRLLGRMNATMRFFVWGTMPLGALLGGALGTLLDLRTTLFFAALGQALAVLPVLLSPVRRLKDVPELPDER, from the coding sequence ATGAGCGCACGCACGACTTCCCTGGCGTCCTCGCCGGACTTTTTGAAGCTTTGGGCAGCGGAAACCGTTTCGGTGTTCGGCTTTCAAATCACGGGCCTCGCCTTGCCGCTCACGGCGGCCATCACCCTCAGCGCCACGCCCGCGCAGATGGGCGTGCTCGGCGCGCTCGAAACGGCGCCGTTCTTGCTGTTCGGGCTGTTCGCGGGCGCGCTCGTGGACCGCGTGCGCCGACGTCCCCTCATGGTCCGTGCCGACATCGTACGCGCGATGCTGCTCGCGGCCGTGCCCGCCGCCGCCCTGCTGAACGCCTTACACATCGAAGTGTTGTACGTCGTGGCCTTCCTCGTGGGCATCGCGACGCTGGTTTTCGACGTGGCGTACCAATCGTTCCTGCCGTCCGTGGTGAAGCGCGAGCAACTCGCAGACGGCAACGCGAAGCTCGAAACGAGCCGCGCACTCTCGACCGTGCTCGGCCCGAGCCTCGCCGGAGGCCTCGTGCAACTCGTGACGGCGCCGATCGCGATCTTCGTGAACGCTTTGACGTTCGTTCTGTCCGCCGCGTTCCTCGGGGGAATGCGCGTTCCCGAGGAGGCGCCGCAACCCGCCGAGCGTCCGAACGTCTGGCGAGAAATCGGCGAAGGCTTGAAGGTCGTGACCCGCTCCCCGGTGCTGCGTTCCATCGCGGCGTGCACCAGCATCTCGAACTTCTTTTCGAGCGCGGGCGGCGCGGTGTTCGTGCTGTTCGTCACCCGCGACCTGAACTTCAGCCCCAGTCTCCTGGGTACGGTCATCGGCGTCGGAGGTGGCGGCGCGTTGCTCGGAGCGCTGCTCGCCGGGCGACTTCCCGCTCGGCTGGGCATGGGGCCGGTGATCGTCCTGTCGTCCGCGTTGTTCCCGCTCGCGAGTGTGCTCGTGCCGCTCTCGACGCCCGGTCTCGCCGGGGTGATTCTGGTGGGCGTGTCGCAATTCGTCATCGGCTTGGGAATCGTCGTGTACAACGTCGTGCAGGTGAGCTTGCGGCAGGCGATCACACCGCACCGCTTGCTGGGCCGCATGAACGCCACGATGCGCTTTTTCGTATGGGGCACCATGCCGCTCGGCGCGCTTTTGGGCGGAGCCCTCGGCACGCTTCTCGACTTGCGAACCACGCTGTTCTTCGCGGCACTCGGGCAGGCGTTGGCGGTGCTGCCCGTGCTGCTGTCGCCTGTACGGCGCCTCAAGGACGTTCCCGAGCTGCCCGACGAGCGTTGA
- a CDS encoding multidrug effflux MFS transporter, whose protein sequence is MSTESNPRRSALLTVILGGLQAFGPLSIDMYLPGLPAIARDLGASEGTAQFTLSAFLIGMAIGQAVYGPITDKYGRKSPLRFGVVLYVIASVLCTLAPSVGVLILGRFLQALGASAGAVITTAVVRDVWSGKAAADRFSLLMLVMGVAPILAPLLGSIVLAHFDWHAVFWILAVFGALCLAAISALPETAPRTPGKSSRLRDGLRTYALLTRDTGFVTYALAGSFASSTMFAYITASSFVFVDLFGVAPGTYGLLFGLNALGLIVASQVNRALLRRLPIEVIASFATLALALFASLLLLVTLLGQANAVVFAALLFGLLTSLGFTFPNTTALALESIRTNMGSASAFRGTVQFALSGLAGSLVGVLANGTALPMASVIFVCAILATVFLSVARRVRPSV, encoded by the coding sequence GTGTCCACGGAATCGAACCCGCGACGAAGCGCCCTCCTCACCGTCATCCTCGGCGGTTTGCAAGCCTTCGGGCCGCTCAGCATCGACATGTACCTTCCAGGCCTTCCGGCCATCGCGCGTGATCTCGGCGCTTCGGAAGGCACCGCGCAATTCACCCTCAGCGCGTTCCTGATCGGCATGGCCATCGGGCAAGCAGTGTACGGCCCGATCACCGACAAGTACGGACGCAAATCGCCGTTGCGCTTCGGGGTGGTGCTGTACGTGATCGCGTCCGTGCTGTGCACGCTCGCGCCCTCGGTGGGCGTCCTGATTCTGGGGCGCTTCCTGCAAGCGCTCGGCGCGTCCGCCGGGGCCGTCATCACCACCGCCGTCGTGCGTGACGTGTGGAGTGGCAAAGCCGCCGCGGACCGCTTCAGCTTGTTGATGCTCGTGATGGGCGTCGCGCCGATCCTCGCACCGCTGCTCGGCAGCATCGTGCTCGCCCACTTCGATTGGCACGCGGTGTTCTGGATTCTCGCGGTGTTCGGAGCGCTGTGTCTCGCGGCCATCTCGGCGCTGCCCGAAACGGCGCCGCGAACGCCCGGGAAATCCAGCCGTTTGCGCGACGGCCTGCGAACGTACGCCCTCTTGACGCGCGACACTGGCTTCGTCACGTACGCCTTGGCGGGCTCGTTCGCGTCGTCCACCATGTTCGCGTACATCACGGCGTCGTCGTTCGTATTCGTCGACCTCTTCGGCGTCGCGCCGGGAACGTACGGCTTGCTGTTCGGCTTGAACGCGCTCGGTCTCATCGTGGCGTCGCAAGTCAATCGTGCGCTGCTGAGGCGCCTCCCGATCGAGGTCATCGCGTCGTTCGCGACCCTCGCGCTCGCGCTGTTCGCGTCGCTGCTGCTGCTCGTCACCTTGCTCGGCCAGGCGAACGCCGTGGTGTTCGCCGCACTGTTGTTCGGCTTGCTGACATCGCTCGGATTCACGTTTCCGAACACCACCGCGCTCGCGTTGGAGTCGATTCGGACGAACATGGGCAGCGCGTCGGCGTTTCGCGGCACGGTACAGTTCGCGCTTTCGGGCCTCGCGGGCAGTCTCGTCGGCGTCCTCGCCAACGGCACGGCCCTGCCCATGGCAAGCGTGATCTTCGTGTGTGCGATTCTGGCCACTGTTTTTCTGTCGGTCGCTCGTCGCGTGAGGCCCTCGGTGTAA
- a CDS encoding alpha/beta fold hydrolase — MENLGIKQEGREHREVSRRGTRSAAGSRARLLAASLTALIGTGAAQGLNGATSIDVGGYKLYVECDGTSKKPTLLFLSGTAPMMGAWLASPAASRTDARTCWSTTAGVLPSEAPPRVTDGLTRAEDLARALERAGERGPFVLVTYGFGSQIARLFADRHANQVAGMVLVNPWQEDTAQAIARFFSQHPWKANGTLAPALQDVAFLQSFSRSYASPNGGILTDARWNLRAGDEQTRRAKSLGSLPLVVVTPMLDAFTIAQDTANVAAGQQLWKVLAAQQTKLVKLSTRGTQLFSDRSWDMVQNEDPDLVTRAIDRVLSQVTTTSTSR, encoded by the coding sequence ATGGAAAACCTCGGGATCAAGCAGGAAGGGCGTGAGCATCGCGAAGTTTCACGAAGGGGTACGAGAAGCGCGGCTGGAAGTCGCGCTCGTCTGCTCGCGGCGAGCCTGACTGCGCTGATCGGCACGGGCGCCGCGCAAGGACTGAACGGCGCGACGTCCATCGATGTCGGCGGGTACAAGCTCTACGTCGAATGTGACGGAACCTCGAAGAAGCCGACCTTGCTCTTTCTGAGTGGAACGGCCCCCATGATGGGCGCGTGGCTTGCCTCTCCCGCCGCGAGCCGGACCGACGCGCGCACCTGCTGGTCCACCACGGCCGGCGTCCTGCCCAGCGAGGCTCCGCCACGCGTCACCGACGGCTTGACACGAGCGGAAGATCTCGCCCGTGCGCTCGAGCGAGCGGGCGAGCGAGGCCCGTTCGTGCTCGTGACGTACGGCTTCGGAAGTCAAATTGCCCGGCTGTTCGCCGATCGCCACGCGAATCAGGTGGCAGGCATGGTACTCGTCAACCCCTGGCAGGAAGACACCGCGCAGGCGATCGCTCGGTTCTTCTCGCAGCATCCCTGGAAGGCCAACGGGACGCTCGCGCCCGCCTTGCAGGACGTGGCGTTCCTTCAAAGCTTCTCGCGCTCGTACGCGTCGCCGAACGGCGGGATCCTGACCGACGCTCGATGGAATCTTCGAGCCGGAGACGAGCAGACGCGCCGCGCCAAGAGCCTCGGGTCGCTGCCGCTCGTCGTGGTGACTCCGATGCTCGACGCTTTCACGATCGCGCAGGATACCGCGAACGTCGCGGCAGGTCAGCAACTGTGGAAGGTGTTGGCCGCACAGCAGACCAAGCTCGTCAAGCTGTCGACGCGGGGAACGCAACTGTTCTCCGACCGATCGTGGGACATGGTGCAAAACGAAGACCCGGACTTGGTGACGCGCGCCATCGACCGCGTGCTGAGCCAGGTGACAACCACCTCGACGTCGCGGTAG
- a CDS encoding ATP-binding protein, with translation MDDHSTAHLLGDVHLDVPTGRVPFSPDKRHVLLAFLALHQGGVPRDRLATLFWPDTSTNSALQNLRRLLYRTRELDWARDLRVTSTRIAWPVATDVQHFETAAARHDPAALDWYGGDLFESFGAALPPEIEATIVPTRERLRDLWRACLLGRCRALADEGRPDEALALLRPLLHDSYDDEAFACFVQFARRAGRSREGLDVFETYTRRLATDLDLQPSSQLAPTARTRDASAREATESDVASRATNFVGRKREVAALVALLRGEARFVTVVGPGGVGKTRLATRAVQDLNRDSDVVFVPLERVRSGAEALTAVALALHAPLDQVTAATLTRFVAHRSVVLVLDNAEDLRDPEVLSQLLAAPGVRLLVTSRSPMRLKAETVFRLQGLDHSVDGEPWSATCDAATLFVERARHADPTFRLTSLDESALRELCALVDGLPLALELAATWVPTLSPSEIVDVVRVNPGELRADLRDLPGRHANLGVVLAHTWSSLSEAERNALRALGAVNASFSADDARTIAHLDLAALKALHDRGLLRRQDGVLTLHPLVRHVAAAHANDSEFAAEALRERHARHFAALLARHPRRLDDGVARAKFLDEIHTSLDHVRAAWTWMTSRGVTDLVDECMDAWWWYFEMRGAHSAALEVFGDASRTLPESPVLGRVLVRLGIVHLRLAEPPHERNRNAPLLRQARALLQRGLRLLPTDAPSTITADRWLAMLHLGVVLELQGTPRRARTLFETGRREARRAGNAQFERACTTRLALGHQARGEFDRAEALHLERLRQDERSGDVFGLAIGTGYLGGLMLLAGRPAEAHAYFVRAVASWTLLGNRAALPWLLRHEGDALYLAGRFPDAADAFERSRDASMDAGREDLAWQAQVRALHARVRAPSPGTRTRLAPLDDLVAGLRDDTPPWHRFELQALRALVDAPAEVAFVRQIRRDPSFTSWPIVAETVFTRAVAAYVTLIAASPTDSVEETAGVTP, from the coding sequence ATGGACGATCACTCGACCGCGCATCTTCTCGGTGACGTTCACCTCGACGTCCCGACCGGACGCGTGCCGTTCTCGCCCGACAAGCGCCACGTGCTCCTCGCGTTCCTGGCCCTGCATCAAGGCGGCGTTCCGCGCGATCGGCTCGCGACCCTGTTCTGGCCGGACACGTCCACGAACTCGGCGTTGCAGAATCTGCGCCGATTGCTGTACCGCACCCGAGAACTCGACTGGGCGCGCGATCTTCGCGTCACGTCCACTCGAATCGCTTGGCCCGTCGCGACGGACGTGCAGCACTTCGAAACGGCCGCCGCCCGACACGATCCCGCCGCCCTCGATTGGTACGGCGGTGATTTGTTCGAAAGCTTCGGCGCCGCTCTCCCGCCTGAAATCGAGGCGACGATCGTGCCGACGCGCGAGCGGCTGCGGGATTTGTGGCGAGCCTGCCTGCTCGGTCGTTGCCGCGCCCTCGCCGACGAAGGACGGCCCGACGAGGCGCTCGCGTTGCTGCGTCCCCTGCTGCACGACAGCTACGACGACGAGGCGTTCGCCTGCTTCGTGCAGTTCGCGCGGCGCGCGGGCCGTTCGCGCGAAGGACTCGACGTGTTCGAGACGTACACCCGCCGATTGGCAACGGATCTCGACCTCCAGCCGTCGTCGCAACTCGCGCCGACCGCTCGGACTCGGGACGCCTCGGCGCGGGAAGCGACAGAGTCGGACGTCGCTTCCCGCGCCACGAACTTCGTCGGACGCAAGCGTGAAGTGGCCGCCCTCGTCGCACTGCTGCGAGGCGAAGCGCGCTTCGTGACGGTGGTCGGGCCGGGCGGGGTGGGCAAGACGCGGCTCGCGACGAGGGCCGTACAAGACCTCAATAGGGACAGTGACGTGGTGTTCGTGCCGCTCGAGCGCGTTCGCTCGGGCGCGGAAGCGCTCACGGCCGTCGCGCTCGCGCTTCACGCGCCGCTCGATCAAGTCACGGCCGCGACGCTGACGCGGTTCGTCGCGCACCGCTCGGTCGTCTTGGTCCTCGACAACGCCGAAGACCTCCGCGATCCCGAGGTGCTCTCGCAACTCCTCGCGGCGCCCGGCGTGCGGTTGCTCGTCACGTCTCGCAGCCCCATGCGACTGAAAGCCGAAACCGTCTTCCGATTGCAAGGACTCGACCACTCGGTTGATGGCGAGCCGTGGAGCGCCACGTGCGACGCCGCGACGCTCTTCGTCGAACGCGCTCGGCACGCCGACCCGACCTTCCGACTCACCTCCCTTGACGAGTCGGCGCTTCGCGAACTGTGCGCGCTCGTCGACGGGTTGCCGCTCGCGCTGGAACTCGCCGCGACCTGGGTGCCGACCCTGTCGCCGAGCGAAATCGTGGACGTCGTTCGCGTGAATCCCGGCGAGCTTCGCGCGGATCTGCGTGACCTGCCCGGTCGTCACGCGAACCTCGGCGTCGTCCTCGCCCACACGTGGTCGTCGCTCTCGGAAGCCGAACGAAACGCGCTGCGCGCACTGGGCGCCGTCAACGCCTCGTTCAGCGCCGACGACGCTCGCACCATCGCGCACCTCGACCTTGCCGCGCTCAAGGCCCTGCACGACCGCGGACTGCTGCGGCGTCAGGACGGCGTCCTCACCCTCCACCCGCTCGTGCGCCACGTCGCCGCCGCGCACGCGAACGACTCGGAATTCGCGGCCGAAGCGTTGCGCGAACGGCACGCTCGACACTTCGCTGCGTTGCTCGCCCGCCATCCTCGCCGCCTCGACGACGGAGTGGCGCGCGCCAAGTTCCTCGACGAAATTCATACGTCGCTCGACCACGTGCGCGCGGCGTGGACTTGGATGACGTCACGCGGCGTCACCGACCTCGTGGACGAGTGCATGGACGCGTGGTGGTGGTACTTCGAGATGCGCGGCGCCCACTCGGCGGCGCTGGAGGTTTTTGGCGACGCGTCGCGCACGCTGCCGGAATCACCCGTCCTCGGCCGGGTGCTCGTTCGGCTCGGCATCGTTCACCTGCGCCTCGCCGAGCCACCACACGAACGAAATCGCAACGCCCCTCTGCTTCGCCAAGCGCGCGCACTTCTACAGCGAGGTCTGCGATTGCTTCCCACGGACGCGCCGTCCACGATCACCGCGGATCGTTGGCTCGCGATGCTGCATCTCGGCGTCGTCTTGGAGCTGCAAGGAACTCCCCGGCGAGCCCGCACGCTGTTCGAGACGGGCCGACGCGAAGCGCGCCGCGCGGGCAACGCCCAGTTCGAGCGGGCCTGCACGACGCGGTTGGCGCTCGGTCATCAAGCGCGCGGCGAATTCGACCGAGCCGAGGCGCTGCATCTCGAGCGGCTACGGCAAGACGAGCGGTCGGGAGACGTGTTCGGATTGGCCATCGGCACCGGCTACCTCGGCGGCCTGATGCTGCTCGCCGGACGACCCGCCGAGGCGCACGCGTACTTCGTGCGCGCCGTCGCGTCGTGGACGCTGCTCGGCAACCGCGCCGCGCTGCCGTGGCTGCTTCGCCACGAGGGAGACGCCCTGTACCTCGCGGGCCGCTTTCCGGACGCGGCCGACGCGTTCGAGCGAAGCCGAGACGCCTCCATGGACGCGGGACGCGAGGACTTGGCGTGGCAGGCACAAGTTCGCGCTCTTCACGCGCGTGTGCGCGCTCCTTCCCCCGGTACGCGGACACGCCTCGCGCCGCTCGACGACCTCGTGGCCGGGTTACGAGACGACACGCCGCCGTGGCATCGGTTCGAACTGCAGGCTCTCCGCGCGTTGGTGGACGCGCCCGCCGAAGTTGCCTTCGTTCGGCAGATTCGCCGCGATCCTTCGTTCACGTCGTGGCCGATCGTCGCCGAAACCGTGTTCACTCGCGCGGTCGCCGCCTACGTCACGCTCATCGCCGCTTCTCCGACAGATTCGGTCGAAGAGACCGCCGGCGTCACCCCTTGA
- a CDS encoding phosphotransferase enzyme family protein → MSAEPLLDRAAFLAWLGRTYDVALDHLEFLPLGTTPAYRAVGPERRLFVKLVQSTPFGKMLLGRLEAEGPLLQALRRHRVLNRVPKVVSSKAGRTLERFEDVTVLAYEWIDARPLGEQWSNTLDELAGLLGRLHAASDVLTAVVPRFPTPPEDFALPFEADLRLDLDRLRRGQLSERRGSRALRVLLRPMERHLTRLFEQARAFAEQARSHSNAFVVCHTDAHGGNVLRDANGDLWLIDWETARLAPREHDLWMLHDGLREVLPAYEAALGRRVTPHGGTLGFYLYRRVLEDLAVDVRAIVRENTRDEEDEVNLGVLERFVLPAARRVEGDFARLRESLPRR, encoded by the coding sequence ATGAGCGCCGAGCCTCTGCTGGATCGAGCGGCCTTTCTTGCCTGGCTCGGCCGAACGTACGACGTGGCGCTCGATCACCTCGAGTTCCTACCCTTGGGAACGACGCCCGCGTATCGAGCGGTCGGGCCGGAGCGGCGACTCTTCGTCAAGCTCGTGCAGAGCACGCCGTTCGGCAAGATGCTTCTCGGACGTCTCGAGGCAGAAGGGCCGCTGCTTCAGGCCCTTCGGCGTCACCGCGTTTTGAACCGCGTGCCCAAGGTCGTCTCGTCGAAGGCGGGACGCACCCTCGAACGCTTCGAGGACGTCACGGTCCTCGCTTACGAGTGGATCGACGCGCGTCCTCTCGGTGAGCAGTGGTCGAACACGCTCGACGAGCTCGCCGGGCTTCTCGGGCGGCTTCACGCCGCCAGCGACGTTCTCACCGCCGTCGTGCCTCGCTTCCCGACGCCGCCGGAAGACTTCGCGTTGCCCTTCGAGGCGGACTTGCGCCTCGACCTCGATCGCTTGCGGCGAGGGCAGCTTTCGGAGCGGCGGGGATCGCGGGCGTTGCGGGTGCTGCTTCGCCCCATGGAGCGCCACCTCACGCGCTTGTTCGAGCAAGCGCGCGCCTTCGCCGAGCAAGCCAGGTCGCACTCCAATGCCTTCGTGGTGTGCCACACCGACGCGCACGGCGGCAACGTGCTGCGCGACGCGAACGGCGACTTGTGGCTCATCGATTGGGAAACCGCGCGCTTGGCGCCTCGCGAGCACGATCTCTGGATGTTGCACGACGGACTGCGCGAGGTGCTGCCCGCTTACGAGGCCGCGCTCGGTCGGCGGGTGACGCCTCATGGAGGCACCCTCGGCTTTTACTTGTACCGCCGCGTGTTGGAGGACTTGGCGGTGGACGTCCGGGCCATCGTCCGCGAGAACACGCGCGACGAGGAGGACGAGGTGAATCTCGGCGTGCTCGAACGCTTCGTCCTGCCCGCCGCGCGCCGCGTCGAGGGCGACTTCGCGCGCTTGAGGGAATCCTTGCCGCGCCGTTGA
- a CDS encoding GNAT family N-acetyltransferase, with translation MTHLALPDVRLRASFIDFVRECHEHGSGLGDTRELKIEDLEADFAAHVRDRRAFERRENLGPGFVPQTEKWLVDEERVLGRVKIRHELNDRLREFGGHIGYEIRPSERRRGLGSLALRLALDEARALGLSEVLLTCDEDNLGSRGVIEHNGGVLEGVVKLEWYAKPICRYWIRL, from the coding sequence ATGACGCACTTGGCCCTGCCCGACGTTCGCCTCCGCGCCTCGTTCATCGACTTCGTACGCGAGTGTCACGAGCACGGCAGCGGTCTCGGGGATACACGCGAGCTCAAGATCGAGGACCTCGAGGCGGACTTCGCCGCCCACGTCCGCGACCGCCGCGCCTTCGAGCGCCGAGAGAACCTCGGGCCGGGCTTCGTTCCGCAAACCGAGAAGTGGCTCGTGGACGAGGAGCGCGTGCTCGGCCGAGTGAAGATTCGCCACGAACTCAACGACCGTCTGCGCGAGTTCGGCGGTCACATCGGCTACGAGATTCGCCCGTCCGAGCGTCGCCGTGGTCTCGGCTCGCTCGCGCTGCGACTCGCCCTCGACGAAGCGCGAGCGCTCGGCCTTTCGGAAGTACTGCTCACGTGCGACGAGGACAATCTCGGATCGCGCGGCGTCATCGAGCACAACGGCGGCGTGCTCGAGGGCGTCGTGAAGCTCGAGTGGTACGCCAAGCCGATCTGCCGTTACTGGATTCGGCTGTAA
- the rhaS gene encoding rhamnose ABC transporter substrate-binding protein: protein MKNHKILLAALALSLGAAALAQGGIQKGITIAFLPKQVNNPYFATAWKGGQAAIKEFAGIGKQVGPSDAGASSQVSYINTLLAQRQKAIVVSASDQNALVPYLKRAMQQGVKVVTYDSDVAPDGRNVFVSQADNDTIGRDEVKILAKQIGYKGEIAILSATPNATNQNAWIKVMQDELKKPAYKDMKLVKIAYGNDDDQKSFTEMQGLMQAYPNLKGVISPTTVGISAAARYLSTSPYKGKVMLTGLGTPNQMREFVKNGTVQGFALWNPEDLGYLASYAAAALVSGQITGKEGQKFKAGKLGERTIGKNGVVILGPLTVFDKSNIDKFSF, encoded by the coding sequence ATGAAGAACCACAAGATCTTGCTCGCCGCCCTCGCCCTCTCGCTCGGCGCGGCCGCGCTCGCCCAAGGCGGCATCCAGAAGGGCATCACCATCGCCTTCTTGCCCAAGCAAGTCAACAACCCGTACTTCGCGACCGCTTGGAAGGGCGGCCAAGCGGCGATCAAGGAGTTCGCGGGAATCGGCAAGCAAGTCGGTCCGTCGGACGCGGGCGCCAGCAGCCAAGTCAGCTACATCAACACCTTGCTCGCTCAACGTCAAAAGGCCATCGTGGTGTCGGCGAGCGACCAGAACGCGCTGGTTCCTTACCTCAAGCGCGCCATGCAACAAGGCGTGAAGGTCGTGACGTACGACAGCGACGTCGCGCCCGACGGCCGCAACGTGTTCGTGAGCCAAGCGGACAACGACACGATCGGTCGTGACGAGGTCAAGATCCTCGCCAAGCAGATCGGCTACAAGGGCGAAATCGCGATTCTGTCGGCGACGCCGAACGCCACGAATCAAAACGCGTGGATCAAGGTGATGCAAGACGAGTTGAAGAAGCCCGCGTACAAGGACATGAAGCTCGTGAAGATCGCGTACGGCAACGACGACGACCAGAAGTCCTTCACGGAGATGCAAGGCCTCATGCAAGCCTACCCGAACCTCAAGGGCGTGATCTCGCCGACGACGGTGGGCATCAGCGCCGCCGCGCGTTACCTGTCCACGAGCCCCTACAAAGGCAAGGTCATGCTGACGGGCCTCGGCACGCCGAACCAGATGCGCGAGTTCGTGAAGAACGGAACGGTGCAAGGCTTCGCGCTTTGGAATCCCGAGGACCTCGGCTACCTCGCGTCGTACGCCGCTGCCGCGCTCGTGAGCGGGCAGATCACCGGCAAGGAAGGCCAGAAGTTCAAGGCGGGCAAGCTCGGCGAGCGCACGATCGGCAAGAACGGCGTCGTCATCCTCGGCCCCCTCACGGTGTTCGACAAGAGCAACATCGACAAGTTCAGCTTCTGA
- a CDS encoding ABC transporter permease, whose protein sequence is MSVPQKPARSLLGWEAAILGLVVVALLIGSRLHEAFLTGPNLSNLSSNLVEIALIALTMTLVVVAAEIDLSVASTVGMCSALLGVLWAAHAPMPLALLATLALGALAGLFNGLLVTRLGLPSLAVTIGTLALYRGLAYALLGDRAVADFPPFWTNLGFGLVPGTQIPIPIVAFAVLAVITAVVLHATPFGRSLYAIGANELAARFAGLRVERTKLLLFVLSGLMSAFAAVVYTFRFSSARADNAVGLELAVIAAVLLGGVSIFGGRGSVIGVIGAVFLIGIIQNALTLADVPNEILTIVTGLLLILSVLGPNLAARVRTSRERRVARSKGGAP, encoded by the coding sequence TTGAGCGTTCCTCAAAAACCCGCGCGCAGCCTGCTCGGCTGGGAAGCCGCCATCCTCGGCCTGGTCGTCGTGGCGTTGCTGATCGGCTCGCGCCTCCACGAAGCGTTCCTGACCGGCCCGAACCTCTCGAACCTCTCGTCGAACCTCGTGGAGATCGCCCTTATCGCGCTCACCATGACCCTCGTCGTGGTCGCCGCCGAAATCGACTTGTCGGTCGCGTCGACCGTTGGCATGTGCAGCGCCCTGCTCGGCGTGCTGTGGGCGGCGCACGCGCCCATGCCGCTCGCGCTCCTCGCGACCCTCGCGCTCGGCGCGCTCGCCGGTCTCTTCAACGGTCTGCTCGTCACGCGCCTCGGCTTGCCGTCGCTCGCCGTGACGATCGGAACGCTCGCCTTGTACCGCGGACTGGCGTACGCGCTGCTCGGCGACCGCGCCGTCGCCGACTTCCCCCCGTTTTGGACGAACCTCGGCTTCGGCCTCGTGCCGGGCACGCAAATTCCGATTCCCATCGTCGCCTTCGCCGTGCTCGCCGTGATTACCGCCGTCGTCCTGCACGCGACGCCCTTCGGACGCTCCTTGTACGCCATCGGCGCGAACGAACTCGCCGCGCGGTTCGCGGGCTTGCGCGTCGAACGTACGAAGCTGCTGCTGTTCGTGCTGTCGGGCCTCATGAGCGCGTTCGCCGCCGTCGTGTACACCTTCCGCTTCTCCAGCGCCCGCGCCGACAACGCCGTCGGTCTGGAACTCGCCGTGATCGCGGCGGTGCTGCTCGGCGGCGTCAGCATCTTCGGCGGGCGCGGCAGCGTCATCGGGGTGATCGGCGCGGTGTTCCTCATCGGCATCATTCAAAACGCCCTCACCCTCGCCGACGTTCCCAACGAGATCCTCACGATCGTCACCGGCTTGCTGCTGATTCTCTCCGTGCTCGGTCCGAACCTCGCCGCGCGCGTCCGAACCTCGAGAGAGCGCCGCGTCGCCCGCTCGAAAGGAGGCGCGCCGTGA